In Labilibaculum sp. DW002, one DNA window encodes the following:
- a CDS encoding AtuA-related protein, which produces MESYEIGSVLGNEEEMLVMDLKEHTEYVDPSWEEDRLITVHLRDICLGRSGDKGDTVNVGVLARSEEIYQYLKHDLTAKKVREMFGKMTKGKVTRFEIDNLLALNFLLEESLDGGGTKSLMIDAQGKTFASALLNQEIMIPEKLLSSKQKAVSQK; this is translated from the coding sequence TTGGAGAGTTATGAAATTGGTTCCGTTTTAGGCAATGAAGAAGAGATGCTTGTAATGGACTTGAAGGAACATACTGAATATGTTGATCCTTCGTGGGAGGAAGATCGATTGATCACAGTTCATTTACGAGATATTTGTTTGGGTAGATCAGGAGATAAGGGTGATACGGTTAATGTTGGTGTGTTGGCAAGATCTGAAGAGATATATCAGTACTTAAAACATGATTTAACAGCCAAGAAGGTTAGGGAAATGTTTGGTAAAATGACAAAAGGAAAAGTAACCCGTTTTGAAATTGATAACCTATTGGCATTGAATTTCTTATTGGAAGAATCGCTAGATGGTGGAGGAACAAAATCTTTAATGATTGATGCTCAAGGAAAGACTTTTGCTTCTGCATTGTTGAATCAGGAAATCATGATTCCGGAAAAATTACTTTCATCAAAACAAAAGGCTGTATCACAAAAATAA
- a CDS encoding carboxyl transferase domain-containing protein has product MNQLESKIDVQSDDFLNNKKSYDKLMSVYRDRLKGILNGVDEKAKERHLKRGKLLVRDRIELLLDKNTPFLELSAMAACDQYENQFPSAGIVTGIGVIHGRECIIVANDATVKGGTYIKETIKKHIRAQEIAMENHLPCIYMVDSGGVFLPEQSKVFPDKYDFGRFFFNQSKMSARGIPQISIVMGSCTAGGAYVPAMSDETIIVRGQGTIFIGGPPLVKAATGEDVSAEELGGAEMHTSISGVADHLAEDDRHAVQICRNIFESMPKIQKYNLERAEVIEPVYPASELYGLAPLDLKKPVDARELIARIVDGSTFQEFKERYAPTIVTGFAKIMGFPVGIIANNGIIFSETSLKAAHFIELCSFRKIPLVFLQNITGFMVGKEYEHKGIARDGAKMVHAVANAQVPKFTVIVGGSFGAGNYAMAGRAYEPRLLFMWPNAKISVMGGEQAAGVLVQVKEQQLQKRGQEFPKEEQDQLKQSILDKYEKEGSAYFSTSRLWDDGIIDPADTRKVLAMGIASSLNKEFGDPDFGVFRM; this is encoded by the coding sequence TTGAATCAATTAGAATCAAAAATAGACGTGCAATCAGATGATTTTTTGAATAACAAAAAGTCATACGATAAGCTAATGAGTGTATATCGAGACCGATTGAAAGGGATTTTGAATGGTGTTGATGAAAAGGCTAAAGAACGCCATTTAAAACGTGGTAAGCTTTTGGTTCGAGATCGAATTGAGCTACTGCTCGATAAGAATACCCCATTTTTGGAGCTTTCTGCAATGGCTGCCTGCGATCAATATGAAAATCAATTTCCATCAGCTGGAATTGTAACTGGTATTGGTGTTATTCACGGAAGAGAATGTATAATTGTTGCTAATGATGCGACTGTTAAAGGCGGTACATACATTAAAGAGACCATTAAAAAACACATCCGAGCACAGGAAATAGCTATGGAAAATCATTTGCCATGCATTTATATGGTCGATTCTGGTGGCGTTTTCTTGCCCGAGCAATCCAAGGTTTTTCCTGATAAATATGATTTTGGTCGATTTTTCTTCAATCAGTCCAAGATGTCAGCAAGGGGAATTCCCCAAATCTCAATTGTGATGGGTTCATGCACTGCTGGAGGGGCTTACGTTCCTGCTATGAGCGATGAAACCATTATTGTTCGAGGACAAGGAACCATATTTATTGGTGGACCTCCTTTGGTTAAAGCGGCAACAGGCGAAGACGTTAGCGCAGAAGAATTAGGCGGAGCAGAGATGCACACTTCTATTTCTGGTGTTGCCGATCATTTGGCTGAAGATGATAGACATGCCGTTCAGATTTGTAGAAATATTTTTGAGAGTATGCCAAAGATTCAGAAATACAATTTAGAACGAGCTGAGGTAATAGAGCCAGTCTATCCAGCGAGTGAATTGTATGGATTGGCTCCTTTAGATCTTAAGAAACCTGTTGATGCGAGGGAGTTAATAGCCAGAATTGTTGATGGAAGCACATTTCAGGAATTCAAAGAAAGATATGCACCAACTATTGTTACTGGTTTTGCAAAAATCATGGGGTTTCCGGTAGGTATCATTGCAAATAATGGTATTATTTTCTCTGAAACATCTTTAAAAGCAGCCCATTTTATTGAATTGTGCAGTTTCCGGAAGATTCCATTGGTATTCCTGCAGAATATTACTGGTTTTATGGTTGGTAAAGAATATGAACACAAAGGGATTGCTCGAGATGGAGCTAAAATGGTTCATGCAGTTGCAAATGCTCAAGTGCCAAAATTCACCGTGATTGTTGGTGGTTCTTTTGGAGCAGGAAATTATGCAATGGCGGGTCGTGCTTATGAACCTAGGTTGTTGTTTATGTGGCCAAATGCCAAGATATCTGTAATGGGTGGAGAACAAGCGGCTGGTGTATTGGTTCAAGTGAAAGAGCAACAATTGCAAAAACGAGGACAAGAATTCCCAAAGGAAGAGCAAGATCAACTAAAGCAAAGTATTCTTGATAAATACGAGAAAGAAGGTTCTGCTTATTTCAGCACTTCACGATTGTGGGACGATGGAATAATTGATCCTGCTGACACTCGAAAGGTTTTGGCGATGGGTATTGCTTCTTCTTTAAACAAAGAGTTTGGTGATCCTGATTTTGGTGTATTCAGGATGTAG
- a CDS encoding enoyl-CoA hydratase-related protein gives MKEFQTIEFNIENQIGTITLNRPDIHNAFNEVMIGEIIDCFEEVEKMDYETLRVVILKGKGKSFCAGADLKWMKGVANYSYEENYVESYKLSMCFNAVYACKFPTIAVVHGAAIGGANGLLAACDFVLAHKNTVFSLSEVKIGIVPACISPYVMKRVGEYKSKELMLTGMRFDGKEAKQAGLANWSFGEKKLKSKLEDLISKLKSSGPIAVSTCKQLLYDVENVWNHEEAMKNTAKMIAELRQSDEGQEGMSSFLEKRKPNWTLDN, from the coding sequence ATGAAAGAATTTCAAACAATAGAATTCAATATAGAAAATCAAATTGGGACGATTACTTTGAATCGTCCGGATATTCACAATGCTTTTAACGAGGTGATGATTGGTGAAATCATCGATTGTTTTGAAGAAGTTGAGAAGATGGACTATGAAACTTTGCGAGTAGTAATCCTGAAAGGAAAAGGAAAATCTTTTTGTGCAGGAGCTGACCTAAAGTGGATGAAAGGTGTTGCCAATTATTCTTATGAAGAGAATTATGTGGAGAGTTACAAGCTATCGATGTGCTTTAATGCAGTTTATGCGTGTAAGTTTCCGACCATTGCTGTGGTTCATGGAGCTGCAATTGGTGGTGCAAATGGATTGTTAGCAGCATGTGATTTCGTTTTGGCACATAAGAATACGGTTTTCTCACTAAGTGAGGTGAAAATTGGAATTGTACCAGCTTGTATTTCACCTTACGTGATGAAACGTGTTGGCGAATACAAATCGAAAGAGTTGATGCTTACAGGAATGCGATTCGATGGGAAAGAGGCTAAACAAGCAGGTTTGGCTAATTGGTCCTTTGGGGAAAAGAAGCTAAAATCAAAATTAGAAGATTTGATTTCTAAATTAAAATCGAGTGGACCAATAGCAGTTTCAACTTGCAAACAATTGCTTTATGATGTTGAAAATGTCTGGAATCATGAAGAAGCAATGAAAAATACGGCTAAGATGATTGCTGAACTTCGCCAATCGGATGAAGGACAGGAAGGAATGAGTTCATTTTTGGAAAAACGCAAACCTAATTGGACTTTAGATAATTAA
- a CDS encoding acyclic terpene utilization AtuA family protein: protein MKDKIRIANAGGFWGDDLGVLRRQLEGGEVDYISSDFLAEVTMSILRKQQLKNEAMGYVGDFVDQIVDVAALMKEKKVRMLTNAGGINPLACARKILSELNKKGIDLKITVVVGDNIIERIDEFYPDKTMFTDMETGDDFARIKENIQSANVYLGVPPLLKALESGADLILAGRVTDTSITMAPFIYELGWDLGDWNKLAAGLVAGHIIECGAQASGGNFTDWQKVKSWNNMGYPIVEMNKDGSFEVYKHANTGGLISCDTIREQLVYEMGDPKHYISPDVVADFSQLELTEVAPNRVLVKNAKGHPSTHFLKVSMAYEDGYKAVSSIVISGGRVLNKAREFEKIFWERLNTDYKKTNTEYIGYNACHQDLVEDIDPNEILLRFSVYDDDLEKIKAFSTSIAPLILSGPPGVAVTGGRARSQQVITYWPTLIPKRTHHFCCSYFK, encoded by the coding sequence ATGAAAGACAAAATTCGAATAGCAAATGCCGGTGGCTTTTGGGGAGATGATCTTGGCGTTTTGAGACGTCAGTTGGAAGGTGGAGAAGTGGACTATATTTCTTCAGATTTTTTGGCTGAGGTTACCATGAGTATCCTTCGAAAACAGCAGTTAAAAAATGAAGCCATGGGGTATGTGGGCGATTTTGTTGATCAGATTGTTGATGTTGCAGCCCTGATGAAAGAAAAGAAGGTGAGAATGCTAACCAATGCAGGCGGTATTAATCCTTTAGCTTGTGCTCGCAAAATTCTATCAGAACTTAATAAAAAAGGTATAGATTTAAAGATTACAGTTGTTGTTGGCGATAATATAATTGAAAGGATTGATGAGTTTTATCCTGATAAAACCATGTTTACCGATATGGAAACGGGTGATGACTTTGCTCGTATCAAAGAGAATATTCAATCTGCAAATGTTTATTTAGGTGTACCGCCTTTATTAAAAGCTTTAGAAAGTGGAGCAGATCTAATATTAGCTGGACGTGTTACAGATACGTCAATTACTATGGCACCTTTTATTTATGAGCTTGGATGGGATCTCGGAGATTGGAATAAATTGGCTGCAGGTTTGGTAGCTGGTCATATAATAGAATGTGGTGCGCAGGCCAGTGGTGGTAATTTTACAGATTGGCAGAAGGTTAAGTCATGGAACAATATGGGTTATCCAATTGTTGAGATGAATAAGGATGGAAGCTTTGAAGTTTACAAGCACGCAAACACGGGTGGTTTAATTAGTTGTGATACCATACGTGAACAGCTAGTTTATGAAATGGGAGATCCTAAACATTATATTAGTCCAGATGTGGTTGCTGATTTTAGCCAATTGGAATTAACAGAAGTGGCTCCTAACCGAGTTTTAGTTAAAAATGCGAAAGGTCATCCTTCCACACACTTTTTGAAAGTTTCAATGGCATACGAAGATGGCTATAAGGCTGTTAGTTCTATTGTGATTTCGGGAGGAAGAGTTTTGAATAAAGCTCGTGAATTTGAAAAGATATTTTGGGAGAGATTAAATACAGATTATAAGAAAACCAATACGGAATATATTGGTTATAATGCTTGTCATCAGGATTTGGTAGAAGATATTGATCCTAATGAAATTCTTTTGCGTTTCTCAGTTTACGATGATGATTTAGAAAAGATTAAGGCTTTCTCAACAAGTATTGCTCCCTTAATTTTGAGTGGCCCTCCGGGTGTTGCTGTAACAGGTGGTAGAGCTCGTAGTCAACAGGTTATTACTTATTGGCCGACTTTAATACCCAAAAGAACACATCACTTCTGCTGTTCATATTTTAAATGA
- a CDS encoding acetyl/propionyl/methylcrotonyl-CoA carboxylase subunit alpha has product MYYKRLLIANRGEIALRIIRTARDLGIHTIALYTDLDREAEHVYQADEAYPLIGNSLQETYLNSNQIVEIAKKAHADAIHPGYGFLAENAVFSQLCKDHDIDFVGPDANAIQLMGNKVNAREFAKSIGVPVLEGVVGNAEKLIAEAEKMQFPLLIKAASGGGGKGMRIVHKKKELRTALEATSREAATYFGDGTVLIERYIQNPRHIEVQVLADKHGSVVHLYERECSIQRRFQKVIEEAPSPTLTSELRKEMGNMVVFLAQEMNYTNAGTVEFLVDEDLNYYFLEMNTRIQVEHPVTEMITGVDLVEQQLRVASGRKLQMKQEDIQLNGHAIEARIYAEDPERDFIPSPGDISFYKTPKLFEGRLRLDSAVKGACTIHPDYDPMIAKLVVWDENRDLAIEGLHHALHEYEIHGIKNNIMYLHTLLNTNDFKQNKISTHFCQDHADSLLKKMQEEKREIPPVLFHISFALFELNREKSNNVWEEIGYWRQQGKRVRIVDEEIVDIEILKENPYCVRIIDDDYVLENLIIGDDHLLFEFKGARYQFYRSKNSEGKSFVSCKGIVHELERWSEIQSEINEGSLSDQLSDGSILAPMPGKVVKIEVVEGQKVTKGDVLIIVEAMKMENSIRAPFDGTIENVFVKEGDQVKNATELMKLEALEVPEITAL; this is encoded by the coding sequence ATGTACTACAAACGACTACTCATAGCAAACCGAGGTGAAATAGCCCTTAGAATCATACGAACAGCGCGTGATTTGGGTATTCATACCATTGCACTTTATACTGATTTGGATCGCGAAGCGGAACACGTTTATCAAGCTGATGAAGCCTATCCATTGATCGGGAATAGTTTGCAAGAAACTTATCTCAATTCGAATCAAATTGTGGAGATTGCTAAGAAAGCACATGCAGATGCTATTCATCCAGGTTATGGATTTTTAGCAGAAAATGCCGTGTTTTCTCAATTGTGTAAGGATCATGACATTGATTTTGTTGGTCCGGATGCAAATGCTATCCAGTTGATGGGAAATAAAGTAAATGCCCGAGAGTTTGCCAAATCGATTGGTGTTCCAGTTCTTGAAGGAGTGGTTGGTAATGCCGAAAAATTGATAGCCGAGGCGGAAAAAATGCAATTCCCACTCCTAATTAAAGCTGCTTCAGGCGGCGGAGGTAAAGGAATGCGGATTGTTCATAAAAAAAAGGAATTGAGAACTGCCCTAGAAGCCACATCGCGCGAAGCGGCTACCTATTTTGGAGATGGAACGGTTTTAATTGAGCGATATATTCAGAATCCACGTCATATTGAAGTACAAGTTTTAGCTGATAAGCATGGAAGTGTAGTTCATTTATACGAACGCGAATGTTCCATTCAAAGGCGTTTCCAGAAAGTGATTGAGGAAGCTCCATCGCCTACGCTAACATCCGAATTAAGAAAGGAAATGGGGAATATGGTGGTTTTCCTAGCACAGGAAATGAATTATACCAATGCAGGTACAGTTGAATTTCTGGTTGATGAAGATTTAAATTATTATTTCCTGGAAATGAATACTCGTATTCAAGTGGAACATCCGGTAACGGAGATGATTACTGGTGTGGATTTGGTAGAGCAACAATTGCGCGTAGCTTCTGGTCGCAAACTGCAAATGAAACAAGAAGACATTCAATTAAATGGACATGCAATAGAAGCAAGGATATATGCTGAAGATCCGGAAAGGGATTTTATACCCTCACCAGGTGATATCAGTTTTTACAAGACACCTAAACTCTTTGAAGGGCGATTGCGTTTAGATTCTGCAGTGAAAGGGGCTTGTACGATACATCCTGATTATGATCCAATGATTGCTAAATTAGTAGTTTGGGATGAAAATCGTGATTTGGCGATTGAAGGTTTGCATCATGCCTTGCACGAATATGAGATACATGGTATTAAAAATAACATCATGTATTTGCACACTTTGCTGAATACAAATGATTTTAAACAAAATAAGATCTCCACTCATTTCTGTCAGGATCATGCGGATTCATTGCTTAAGAAAATGCAAGAGGAGAAACGAGAGATCCCTCCAGTTTTATTTCACATCAGTTTTGCATTGTTTGAATTGAATCGCGAAAAATCGAATAATGTTTGGGAGGAGATTGGTTATTGGAGGCAACAAGGGAAACGAGTAAGAATTGTTGATGAAGAGATTGTTGATATCGAAATATTGAAAGAAAATCCTTATTGTGTTCGAATTATTGATGATGATTATGTGCTTGAAAATCTAATAATTGGCGATGATCATCTATTGTTTGAGTTTAAAGGTGCAAGGTATCAGTTTTATCGTTCGAAAAATTCGGAAGGAAAGAGTTTTGTGAGCTGTAAAGGTATTGTTCATGAGCTAGAAAGGTGGTCTGAAATTCAATCAGAAATAAATGAAGGCAGTTTATCCGATCAATTGAGTGATGGAAGTATTTTAGCTCCGATGCCTGGAAAAGTTGTAAAAATTGAAGTGGTAGAAGGTCAAAAAGTGACTAAAGGAGATGTCTTAATTATTGTTGAAGCAATGAAGATGGAAAATAGCATACGTGCTCCTTTTGATGGAACAATTGAAAATGTATTTGTTAAGGAAGGGGATCAAGTGAAAAATGCAACAGAGTTAATGAAATTGGAAGCACTTGAAGTACCTGAAATAACTGCTTTGTAA